The Plodia interpunctella isolate USDA-ARS_2022_Savannah chromosome 8, ilPloInte3.2, whole genome shotgun sequence genome window below encodes:
- the LOC128671961 gene encoding toll-like receptor 7, protein MFQLLTLLLVTFGVNAAYAPKGVDNCNHLPKDDEAGTLCRVRTLDADGSSLTSAPSEATKRLTVECNQLLLFESYLEANYFQRFPSLSELALQNCKLLRIPGNAFEGLRELKKLSIRSKNSDWSPNKNLELSLGTFNGLRELQTLDLGNNNLKVIPSDVFCPLDNLQILNITQNRIRSVDRLGFGKTCGSGLRSLDLSHNELKSLTEDSEITGLRRLQELRLQHNNISDLSGETFNGLISLRILNVSYNNLQYIPEGTFASTKELREVYLNNNLLFELAKGVFHRLEQLLVLDLSNNQLSSAHIDGGTFIGLIRLVILNLSNNALTRIDGKTFKDLFFLQILELRNNSIGYIEENTFLPLYNLHTLNLAENRLHTIDEFLFNGLFVLSKLNLNNNLLVNIDPKAFKNCSDLKELDLSSNQITDVPSAIWELSLLKTLDLGENQITDIKNGSFRNLDQLTGLRLIDNQIGNLSVGMFWDLPSLQVLNLAKNKIQAIERGSFQRNKQLEAIRLDGNFVSDINGVFSTLLSLLWLNLSENHLVWFDYAFVPSNLKWLDVHGNFIEHLGNYYKLQDEIHIKTLDVSHNRIVEITPFAIPNSVELLFINNNHINNIAVNTFMEKRNLTRVDIYANEISHLDINSLRLSPVPSNKSLPEFYIGGNPFNCDCSMEWLPLINNMTAMRQHPRIMDLENVLCKMTHARGVTHIPLSNLKSTDFLCTYETHCFTLCHCCDYVACDCQMTCPNNCSCYHDPTWHTNVVDCSSQRAIEIPEKIPMDATEVYLDGNDFKELQNYAFIGRKNMRSLYVNSSQVENIQNKTFAGLSSLIILHLGNNKLKQLNGYEFEHLTQLNELYLQDNFISHIANSTFSTLHSLKMLRIDGNRLMDFSVWSLNTNMKLNSLSLGNNMWSCKCRYLQRFTAFISENIHKIVDVTDVWCWNTESQLPQKKELNFNGTICSDYYAGDSVIDNMLVSNYMPMMVTTVSGFMLIMLVILVMFLFRDTIRVWLYTSCGIRLFPFTGAYDDSDKLYDAYVCYSPKDDDFVIQTLAAELENGSPSYHLCLHYRDIPQHGVAYMQCTVPLQEAAEASKRIILILTRNFIETEWSRFEFRQALHEILKTRIYTLVIIEESTALPEAKCDPDLRPYLKTSSRIRWGQNKFWEKLRYAMPDRKFKATGYRNNINSYTMRSGMQNGTMRSFSFTDKMRGSADGVSSVPEFLEERRQHVHTASYAPEGRPPSDHIYSSIDSDYSSLELGGNNPNRRREFRHWPPPPPLIDTQSSGQAYLV, encoded by the coding sequence ATGTTTCAATTGCTGACTCTTTTGTTAGTGACTTTCGGTGTCAATGCCGCATATGCACCAAAAGGCGTGGATAATTGTAATCATCTGCCCAAAGACGACGAAGCTGGCACCTTGTGCCGGGTGCGGACACTCGACGCCGATGGATCCAGTTTAACATCTGCACCTTCGGAGGCCACTAAACGTCTGACCGTCGAGTGTAACCAACTGCTTCTCTTTGAAAGTTATCTCGAGGCAAACTATTTTCAAAGATTTCCATCACTCTCAGAACTTGCGCTACAAAACTGCAAACTTCTCCGGATACCGGGCAACGCGTTCGAAGGATTACGTGAACTGAAAAAGTTGTCGATTCGATCTAAAAACAGCGATTGGAGCCCTAACAAAAACTTGGAGCTTTCTCTTGGGACTTTTAACGGATTGCGAGAATTACAGACCCTTGATTTGGGCAACAACAACTTAAAAGTGATTCCATCTGATGTATTTTGCCCACTGGATAATttgcaaatattaaatatcacGCAGAATCGGATACGAAGTGTTGACCGACTCGGATTTGGGAAAACATGTGGTTCCGGGCTACGGAGTTTGGACTTGAGTCACAATGAGCTCAAGTCTCTTACCGAAGACTCGGAGATTACTGGGTTAAGGCGGCTTCAGGAGCTAAGATTACAACACAATAACATCAGTGATTTATCAGGTGAAACGTTCAATGGACTTATTTCGCTGCGAATATTAAATGTTTCGTATAACAACCTCCAGTATATACCTGAAGGTACATTTGCTAGCACGAAAGAGTTACGAGAAgtgtatttgaataataatctCCTGTTTGAATTAGCCAAAGGCGTTTTCCACCGATTAGAACAGCTGCTTGTCTTAGATTTATCGAATAATCAGCTCTCAAGCGCTCACATCGACGGTGGAACGTTTATTGGCCTTATACGCTTAGTCATTCtgaatttatctaataatgCCTTGACTAGAATTGACGGGAAAACATTCAAGGATTTATTTTTCCTACAAATATTagaattaagaaataattctATCGGTTACATAGAAGAAAATACTTTCCTTCCTTTGTATAATTTGCATACCTTAAATTTAGCTGAAAATCGCTTACACACAATAGATGAGTTCCTATTTAATGGATTGTTTGTATTAAGTAAGTTAAacctaaataataatctacttGTAAATATAGACCCTAAAGCATTCAAAAACTGTTCCGATTTGAAAGAATTAGATCTAAGTTCCAATCAGATAACAGACGTCCCGTCTGCCATTTGGGAATTATCTCTATTGAAAACGTTGGATCTCGGCGAAAATCAGATAACCGATATCAAAAATGGTTCTTTTAGAAATTTAGACCAGCTAACCGGTTTGAGGTTAATCGATAATCAGATAGGCAACCTTTCTGTCGGCATGTTTTGGGACTTACCAAGCTTACAAGTTCTCAATCTagctaaaaacaaaattcaagcAATAGAACGAGGTagttttcaaagaaataaGCAACTAGAAGCCATTAGGCTAGATGGAAATTTCGTATCAGATATCAATGGAGTATTTTCGACATTACTGAGTTTATTGTGGCTCAATTTGTCAGAAAACCACTTAGTTTGGTTTGATTACGCATTCGTGCCGAGTAACTTGAAATGGCTCGATGTTCATGGAAATTTCATCGAACATCTGGgtaattattacaaacttCAAGAcgaaattcatataaaaacattagatGTCAGTCACAACAGGATTGTCGAAATAACACCATTTGCAATTCCAAATAGCGTTGAATTGttattcattaataataaccaCATAAACAATATAGCAGTAAACACGTTTATGGAGAAACGCAATCTAACTAGAGTAGATATTTACGCAAATGAGATATCTCATTTAGATATCAACAGCCTCCGGTTGTCCCCGGTTCCTTCAAACAAATCGCTGCCCGAGTTCTACATCGGAGGAAATCCGTTTAACTGTGATTGTTCTATGGAATGGTTGCCTTTGATAAACAATATGACTGCTATGAGACAACACCCAAGAATAATGGATCTGGAAAATGTACTGTGTAAAATGACACACGCAAGAGGCGTCACTCACATACCATTAAGCAATCTGAAATCGACCGATTTTTTGTGTACATACGAAACACACTGCTTTACTTTATGCCACTGTTGTGACTATGTCGCGTGTGATTGTCAAATGACATGTCCAAACAACTGTTCTTGTTACCATGACCCCACGTGGCACACAAATGTAGTCGATTGTTCCAGCCAACGTGCCATTGAAATACCGGAAAAAATACCCATGGATGCTACCGAAGTCTACTTAGATGGTAATGACTTtaaagaattacaaaattatgcaTTCATcggtagaaaaaatatgagatCGCTTTATGTAAATTCAAGCCAAGTCGAAAACATTCAGAATAAGACGTTTGCCGGTTTATCGTCCCTCATTATTTTACATCTTGGAAacaataaactaaaacaattGAACGGCTACGAGTTTGAACATCTGACACAGCTTAATGAGCTATATTTGCAAGATAACTTCATTAGTCATATTGCTAACTCAACATTTTCTACATTACATTCATTGAAAATGCTAAGAATAGATGGAAACAGACTTAtggatttttctgtttggagtttaaatactaatatgaaattaaacagTTTATCACTGGGTAACAACATGTGGTCTTGCAAATGCAGATATTTACAAAGATTTACCGCTTTTAtatctgaaaatatacataaaattgttgATGTAACAGACGTGTGGTGTTGGAATACCGAGTCGCAGTTGCCACAAAAGAAAGAGTTGAACTTTAATGGCACAATATGCAGCGACTATTACGCCGGAGATTCTGTAATAGATAACATGCTGGTCTCAAATTACATGCCTATGATGGTAACTACGGTCAGTGGATTCATGCTGATCATGCTAGTCATCCTTGTTATGTTCTTGTTTAGAGACACGATTCGCGTATGGCTGTATACAAGCTGCGGAATAAGATTGTTTCCATTCACTGGAGCGTACGACGACTCTGATAAATTATACGATGCTTATGTGTGCTACAGCCCTAAGGATGACGATTTTGTTATTCAAACGTTAGCTGCCGAATTGGAAAATGGAAGTCCTTCATATCACCTATGTCTACATTATAGAGATATTCCGCAACATGGTGTAGCATACATGCAGTGTACAGTACCTTTGCAAGAAGCTGCAGAAGCTTCTAAACGAATTATTCTGATACTGACTAGAAATTTCATTGAGACCGAATGGTCGCGTTTTGAATTCCGGCAAGCGCTTCATGAAATTCTGAAAACGCGAATATATACATTGGTTATAATTGAAGAAAGCACAGCATTACCAGAGGCGAAATGTGATCCAGATTTGAGGCCGTATTTGAAAACTAGTTCGAGAATAAGGTGGggccaaaataaattttgggaAAAGTTGCGTTATGCGATGCCCGATAGAAAGTTTAAGGCGACGGGTTATAGGAATAACATAAATTCTTATACAATGAGAAGTGGTATGCAGAATGGGACGATGAGGTCTTTTTCTTTTACGGATAAGATGAGAGGATCAGCTGACGGCGTGAGTTCTGTCCCAGAATTTTTGGAAGAGCGTAGACAGCACGTGCATACTGCGTCATACGCGCCTGAGGGTAGGCCTCCCTCTGATCATATATATTCATCTATAGATTCCGATTACTCTTCATTAGAGCTAGGTGGGAATAACCCAAATAGGAGGCGAGAGTTTAGGCACTGGCCCCCGCCACCGCCGCTTATCGACACTCAATCATCGGGTCAAGCCTACCTTGTCTAG